The Candidatus Leptovillus gracilis sequence AACAAACAGCCACCGCCGCAGATTTTCTGCCAGATTGGCGCAGGGTCGGACGCCGCCCAACTGCCGCCCAATGCCCTGCCGCAAGTCTTCCTGACGCCGCCGCGTAACCCGGAAAGCCTGAAGGCGGCCCACGAGTGGGCGCAGGCGAATAATCTGGCGATTTTGCCAACGGCCGTGTGTACCGATGATCTATTGCTGGCAGCGCGTGACCCGAATGTAACGGCCGTCTGGCGCATCACCAGCCCGGCCAACGGCGCTGTGGTGAACGGCATTTTGCCCATTCTGGGCACTGCCGATTTCGACCCGGGCGTGGTGCAGTTTTACAAAATCGAGTTGGGTGTGCCGGATGGCGACAACGTCAACTGGCTGACGCTGGGCGAGACGCATAACACGCCGGTGGTCAATGGCACACTGGAAATGCTGCACGCGGAGGGGCTGGCCCCTGGCAGTTACTGGCTGCGCCTCATCGTGGTGCAAGACAGCAACTACGTCGGCGAGCCGCACACGATTCAGGTGGTGGTGCAGTAACTGTCATGCTGAGCTTATGAAGGACATTCGTTCACAGTCACGGCCGTTTTCCGGATTCTCATGTATAATCAGTAGATCGAAACGGAGCGCGGGCATCTTGCCCGCATTGGCAGGCGAGACGCCTGCGCTCCCAAATCAGTTCGATCTACTGATAATAAATAGGGCAATGAAGATGTTGCCTGAACCTGTGCAATAAGGTCTTCATCTCTGCCAAGCGCTGCAATCAATGTATTTTGAAATCCTTGGTGAAGTAACCAACATAGAAGTCATTGCAAAAGGCACAGGTATTCGCGATCGTGAAACTTTAAATACACGATATGGCGCTGGCAATTGGCGAAAAATGAAAGGCACTGCTCACGTTCTGTTGGCGAATGGGCAACTAAGGCGCGTGAAGTTCATTGGTATGAAGCGCATGGAATTGGCAAACGATTGCTAAAAATCAAACGCTATTTGGATTGATTATGGCACAACAAGAGAAACACAACTACGTCATCTGCATCCAAAACGATGGCGCTGATGACTTGCAGTTGCGCAAAATTTATCAAGTCTTACCAGACGAAAACGCGGCGCAAGATGGTTACTTGCGCCTCATTGATGATTCGGGTGAAGACTACCTGTATCCTGATAGTTTCTTTACCCCGGTCACACTGTCACCCAATACCGTTCGCGCAGTTTTTGCCGCGCCGGTTGTGTAGTGGTTCACGGCCGTTCCACCCAAACAAAAAGCGCGGCAGCCCAGAGAAACTCTCTCTGCGCCGCCGCGCGCTTCTGCGTTAATTTCCCAAAACGCCCTACTTCTGCAACAAATCCGTAAACGTCCGGCCCAACACCGAGCCTTCCTCCGTCTGCCGGCCGCCGGCCGCTGGCGCATGGGCCAGCACCCGGTCCGCCAACCGCGAGAACGGCAGCGACTGCACCCACACGCGCCCCGTCCCTTGCAGCGTCGCCAGGAACAGCCCCTCGCCGCCAAAAACCATAGACTTTAAATTACCGGCGCGCTGAATGTCATAGTTGATGGTCTTCTCAAAGGCCACGATACAACCCGTATCCACCATCAGCTTTTCGTTATTCAGCCGCTTCTCGACAATCGTGCCGCCGGCGTGGATGAAAACCAGGCCATCACCCACCAGCCGCTGCAAAATAAACCCTTCGCCGCCAAAAAAGCCCGCGCCCAACCGTTTGGTAAAGGCGATGCTGATTTCTGTGCCCAACGCCGCCGCCAGAAAGGCATCCTTCTGACAAATCAACTCGCCGTTGGCTTCGTCCAGGTCAATCGCCATAATTTTGCCGGGGTAGGGCGAACTAAAGGCGACGTGCCTTTTGCCCTGGCCATTGTTGGTGAAGTGCGTCAAAAACAGCGATTCACCGGTGACAGCCCGTTTAGCGGCGCTGCCCAGTGCGCCAAAAAAGCCGCGCCCAGGGTTGGAACCATCCCCCATTTTAGCTTCAAACGTGACGCCATCTTCCATGTACATCATCGCCCCGGCTTCGGCGATCACTGTTTCCTGGGGGTCCAATTCAATTTCGACAAACTGCAAATCATCGCCAAAAATCTTAAAATCTACAACGTGACTTTTCATGTTGCTCCTTGTTATGACTTAAGTAGGGATTATGATGGTATACGGCCGTTCCCACTTCTGTACGCATGTTTTGGTCATCGGTTTCATGCTTTGTTTTGGCGCAGCCGCCACCACAAACCCACCGGGTAGCCGAGCATCTTGGCTGCGTCGCCCACCAGGCGGATGATGGGGATGAGGGCGAAGGCGCGCAGGCGCGCAGGCGGCCGCCAACCCCAGGTATCTGTCCACAGGCGTTCGGCAGGGCGGCGGGTGTAGACGCCGGTCCCCAACAGCAGCAGCAGCCAACC is a genomic window containing:
- a CDS encoding TIGR00266 family protein, with product MKSHVVDFKIFGDDLQFVEIELDPQETVIAEAGAMMYMEDGVTFEAKMGDGSNPGRGFFGALGSAAKRAVTGESLFLTHFTNNGQGKRHVAFSSPYPGKIMAIDLDEANGELICQKDAFLAAALGTEISIAFTKRLGAGFFGGEGFILQRLVGDGLVFIHAGGTIVEKRLNNEKLMVDTGCIVAFEKTINYDIQRAGNLKSMVFGGEGLFLATLQGTGRVWVQSLPFSRLADRVLAHAPAAGGRQTEEGSVLGRTFTDLLQK